Genomic DNA from Lagenorhynchus albirostris chromosome 20, mLagAlb1.1, whole genome shotgun sequence:
GCCCTCCTCTGCCCCATTCCCACCTTACCCGAGTCAGGATCCAGAGGAGACTTTGGAGTCCACCTTAATCCATCTTCCTCCATGGGGGGCCCAGAGGGCACTGGTGGAGACCCTCTCACCCCATCCTCAGCCATGAGAGCACCTAGCAGACCCAGCCGGGGGGGAGGTGGTCCCCGGGGGGAGTCAAAACGACAGCAGGGGGATGGCACCTGTGGTGTCACACCCCCTTCCTGGGGTGAAAGATGGTTCTTGGGGGGTGCAAGGCTCCGCCGCCGGCCCCGGTGGCGCCCCCAAAGCTTCCAGTGGAATGTCAGCGAGGTGCTTTTTGAGTAGAGCAGCATCCGGAAGGCTCTCATAGCTCTGCGACGGCGCtgtgaacacgttttccgatgaGCAGGGCGGGGAGGGCGAGGCCGCTGGGAGGCTCCCAGCTGACCCCATCTGGGGGGCAGCCTCCAAGCTGCCACTTCCTCTTCCTCATCTTCATCCTCGTcgtcctcttcttcttcctcctcttcactAGCTGAGGCATCAAAAGAGGGCCGAGGGACAGGAAGGCGTCTGGTTGGCACTGTGGTCCCTGACCCAGGATCTGGCCCAAACCCTCCACCTGATTTGAGTCggggtttggggggtgggggccaACGAAGACGCTCCCGCCTGGGACTTGAATAAGCTGGGGCTATGCCGGGTCCAGGAGGCTCAGGCCCCCAAGACCCGGTCCCTTGTATAGTCTCTTTCATCTTCCAGTAACCTGTAAAACAAAGGTTAGAGCGTCAGAATCCAAACATCCTACACCCCGGATTCTGCCTCTCTTCCTCAGCACACCTCTTCTGCAATCAAATGCAAATAAactaaggaaaagagaaaaaaacttcaAAACTCCTAACTTCATATCTTCCTAGTTAATATGGTCCACAAGGTGCCCTTCAGAGTCTGTGCCATCATCTCTCTCCTGCCCAGATAGAGGCAAGGAAGAATGGCTAAGCGGCAGGCCTCGAGGCTCTTATTTCTCAGATCCCCAGATCAAACCTAGTATTTTCAGGTTCCACTTCTCTATTTTAGTACCACCAGGAATGTCCTAGTTGAGAGCCTAATAACGGAGAAGGCTCAGTACGGGAATCCTGACATGGTACAGAGACACCTGAGGAGAACACAATTTCCGCAGGAAAACCGTGATCTAGAGTGGGAAGAGAGGTCTCCATCACCGTGGAATGAGTGGGGTGTGTGGGCATGCTCAGGTAGTCTCAGGAAGGAACCATACCAGGTCCATGATTCAGGTGGTAAAATCTAATAGAAAGGGAATGATTTTAGAGGAAACTGAAACAGAACCGAAGCGACGCTTAGGCAGCCGAATCGAGGCGCGCTGGGACTGAACTGAGCCGAGCTAGGTTGGCCCAGCCCCCTCTCCTGCTCCGTCCCGGGGACCAGAATGCGTCCCAGCACCGGTAGGATCCTACGGGCTCGGGCGGCTCGGCGCGCAAGGGCCTTAAAAAGCCCCTTCGAGGGCCTCCTGGGCCCCGGTTAGGTAGGAATGGGGTCCAGGAATGGGAGAGGCCGTggcagagctggggggaggggagggggcgtccTCACCGGGAGCGGGGAAGCCGGGCGGACAGGCCCGAGGGCGGGCGTCTCCGGCCTCAGGCTTCCCGGCTCATCTCTCCGGCGACGGCGGCTGCCCCGCCACTCCTGCTGTCTTCAGGCGTAGCCGTCTCAATTCAGGATTCCAACGCTTCTGGGCCGCGCGCCGCCCCGCCGAGCCGCCCCGCCGCGGCCGCCTCTCGCTCTGCTTCAGcttccacctccaccacctccccctcctcctcctcctcctcctccttcccctcccgcGAGCCCCAGGCCCACCGGCGGTGGTGGCGCACAATTAGTACGTCACAGCCGGCGAACAGCGCCGCCGCGGCCACCACGCGCCTAGTCCCGCCTGCGCGAGAGCTCAGACGCCACGGGACCGTCCCGCCCATGACCCCCACGCCTGCGCACACCCGCTTAACCCGAGCCGTGCGGGGCGGTGCCTCCACTCGCTCTTTTGCGCCTGCGTGTTCCGTGCCGCTCTCCCGCCCTTCTCCCCCGCGCTGCGTAGCCCTGCGTTCCACGCGCCGCCGGGCTTGAGCTGAGGACCCTGACGCCTCGGTTCAGTGAGACGTCTCGGTCCAGTGAGGCGCTTCGGTGGAGGGCCGGGAGGGCCGGGAGATCCTGGTACGGGGACGGAGCTGAGGAACAGCagcatgggaaatggatccgaggttccatttattctcttttattttttaactttaggcAGGGCTTGCGCAGAAAGGAGAGATCAGAGGAGTGATACAGGATCAGGAGTAGGGCGTACGATTTATCCGAGGCTCCCCGGCTCCCCTCCCAGTCCAGAGAGGTTTAGAGTGGCCTGCCGGCGCCAGGGCAGTGGAGAGCGTGAAAGGCAAAAGTTGGCACCCGAAGAGTAATGATGTGGCTGCAAGGGCACCGTCCTCGTTGGGCACCTTCTGCAGACGGGCGCATAATAATTACACCTCTGGAGTCAGTGATGGAAACTGGGCcccaatagatggagagaggaGAGTGAAGATGAGGCTTCTTGTGGAGTGGAGAGGCAGAGGATACCTAGAGAGAGGTGTGGGGTAAAGAACCAGGAGTTTTCCTGAGTGGCGGAAGGAGTCGTGGCCATCTGCCAAGAGGCAGGATCATTGTCTCAGATTGCCGCTAGATGGTGGTGCTGTTCTGGAAGCATTCCAGCGGGACCCAGAGCAAGTCTAGACAATGCCGGGCATTTCCCACCCCCGCCCAACTCCCTCAAGAATTTGGGGCTGGATGGAGACTAAGAGCAGGATATTATACTACCTCTTTAATATCTATGAATTCAAAgtccttgggggtgggggtgggggggagaagggagaaagggagagtcaTGAGCTGTCAAACCTGGGATTCCAGTCAAACCCAGAAGAGGCCTCTGTTCCTGACTGTTCCCTGTCTTTTGTCTAGTCAGCTCTTGGCTGTCTCCAAAATGAACCCACCCTGGTCTTCCAAGCTCAGAACCACCTTTTACAACACAATCACAGTTTCACAAGCCCCAGGAAGGTTCCATGTGGAGAGAGGCTAAGTTTCGCCCTTGCCCGGGGGATTATGACACTCAGGGTATCCCCCTGGTGTAAATGGAAGACACCTGAGAAAAGGGAGAAACGAGATGCTCAGTGAAGCACGGCCATAAAGATCCTCTGATGTTTCACCCTCCCTTCTCCAGCTCAACCTTGTTTCTGCCTCCTATAAGGACCAAGGTGTTCTGTCCTTCACTCCTCAGCTCTGCCTCTACACCCACGCTTCTTCCAACCCCCTGCTGTAGCCCCCCCCACCAGTGCCCCCAGGTCAGAGATCCCCTGCTCTCCTCGCATCAACCCTCAACTGCTCACCCACCTCTCAGGCTCTCACCTGCGCTGTAACAGCTATTGTAGGCCCAGTCGGGGTTGGAGGGCATGCTTCGTATACATCGGAATAGAGTCTCCTGCCTTCCCTGGCCCTCCCGGGATACCACCTGACCCATGGTGAAAGTCACATCATGAAACAAGACctggcagggaagggaggagatgaAGAAAACGGGATAGTGTGGCTCAGGTCTGGGCGGCCTCAGGAGCCCTGACAAGGGAGCTGAGGAATGAAGAAGTGCTCTCTAAGTTGGGTATCCATAGGGGTTGGGAACCCTCCATGCTGGGGCGTAAGGCTTTGGGAGAACAGGCCTCCAGGCCCTCAGGGGAGGCTCAGGGGGTGTTTGGGGTTACCTGGCTGTACAGCAGATAGATTCCAGCATCCCAGACTCGAATGACATATCCTTGGGCCTCCAGGCCTCTCCCACGCCAGAGAGCCGGTTGCCACATCACCTCTGTCACATCCGAGTCCTCTGGAGGCAAGGAGTGTGGCAGTCAGGGTTTCTGTGCACACTCAGACACTTTCTGCTCTAAGCTTCTCTTGGGCCCAGGTGCCAGCCCCACAGTTCCTAGATTTCGCCTCTCCTCAAAAGCCATTATTGAAAATAGTGCTCACCCTTGGAGGTGATGTTAACGGGAACAAGATGAAGGACTGAGCGCTTctctggggagagaaggaggaaatctCAGCAGCGCCCGCCTACCCCCGTTGCCCTGTTGTCagccctccaccctcacccctggCTCAGGGTCTCAGTCTCCAAATCCCGGTGCTGCTTGATCACCTCCCACCCCTGCTGCACCCCGGGGACCTCACTCTTCTGTTTTACTGCTCTCCTTCTCCGGGATCTCTCCCCATTCTCCAGGGCTTCCACGCCATCAGAGCTCTGCTCATGGAAAGAGGGTCAGGGTTAGGCTGAGATGCAAGGGTCCCAGAAAGCCTTTCCCCCAGGCCTCCCCCGCCCCGGGAATGCCTCACATCTCCTGCACCTTTCCCCAGCAACCTGAGTCTTGGTGCTGGCTGTCCTCCAGGATCTGTTAGGTACGAGAAGCATTAATCTTTAACAATTTCCTTTCCTGAAATGGTTGCTCCCTTGACCTCCAAACCTGGGACCCTCTCTTGCACCCACTGAAAACTTTGCAGACCAGGCGGCTGGAACCAAGAGGCCTGGAGACCACCCTGCCACCCATCCTTCTCTCCCAGACACCCTTCTCCCCCAGACACCCTTCTCCCCTCACTCACCTGCTCCCGGGGGCTCAGCCACAGATACCCTTCCCCCTTCTCGGAGGGCCCTCCGGTCCTCTGCAGCCGGCTCACCTCTCTCCTTAAGGTCTGCAGCTCTGTTTGTTGGGTCAGCAGAACCATGGCACAAGCCACAGCCCCCAGAGCCGCCCCCCAACTCAACCAGAGGGCAACTGAGAGTGCCGGCTCTCGGACTGGGCCCCCCATGTCTCCCGGGGGCCCTTTGGGGGCTAGTAAAGAAGGAGATGAGGTCGGCATGAGCTGGGGACCCTGCCAACAGCTGTAGCCTCAGGAGTGGGGTAGCAAGGAGGTGACGGGGAGGGTCGGCGTGCAGGCAGTGGTGCAGAAGGGAAGAAGGGCGTTACgcaagggagaaataaaaaggaacttgAGAATAAAAAGGAGGGAGGCAGAAAGCAAGCTCGGGGCACTGTTGGTGCTC
This window encodes:
- the TNFSF13 gene encoding tumor necrosis factor ligand superfamily member 13 isoform X8, translated to MPLTPKHEQRVERQTARKKNQSSAQGPAEAASFTYRRRASSCGESLGWEEQQPFLLAASETSAAPKGPPGDMGGPVREPALSVALWLSWGAALGAVACAMVLLTQQTELQTLRREVSRLQRTGGPSEKGEGYLWLSPREQILEDSQHQDSGCWGKSSDGVEALENGERSRRRRAVKQKKKRSVLHLVPVNITSKGLGCDRGDVATGSLAWERPGGPRICHSSLGCWNLSAVQPGLVS
- the TNFSF13 gene encoding tumor necrosis factor ligand superfamily member 13 isoform X6, yielding MPLTPKHEQRVERQTARKKNQSSAQGPAEAASFTYRRRASSCGESLGWEEQQPFLLAASETSAELQTLRREVSRLQRTGGPSEKGEGYLWLSPREQSSDGVEALENGERSRRRRAVKQKKKRSVLHLVPVNITSKEDSDVTEVMWQPALWRGRGLEAQGYVIRVWDAGIYLLYSQVLFHDVTFTMGQVVSREGQGRQETLFRCIRSMPSNPDWAYNSCYSAGVFHLHQGDTLSVIIPRARAKLSLSPHGTFLGLVKL
- the TNFSF13 gene encoding tumor necrosis factor ligand superfamily member 13 isoform X3 — its product is MGGPVREPALSVALWLSWGAALGAVACAMVLLTQQTELQTLRRESSDGVEALENGERSRRRRAVKQKKKRSVLHLVPVNITSKEDSDVTEVMWQPALWRGRGLEAQGYVIRVWDAGIYLLYSQVLFHDVTFTMGQVVSREGQGRQETLFRCIRSMPSNPDWAYNSCYSAGVFHLHQGDTLSVIIPRARAKLSLSPHGTFLGLVKL
- the TNFSF13 gene encoding tumor necrosis factor ligand superfamily member 13 isoform X9, whose amino-acid sequence is MPTSSPSLLAPKGPPGDMGGPVREPALSVALWLSWGAALGAVACAMVLLTQQTELQTLRREVSRLQRTGGPSEKGEGYLWLSPREQSSDGVEALENGERSRRRRAVKQKKDSDVTEVMWQPALWRGRGLEAQGYVIRVWDAGIYLLYSQVLFHDVTFTMGQVVSREGQGRQETLFRCIRSMPSNPDWAYNSCYSAGVFHLHQGDTLSVIIPRARAKLSLSPHGTFLGLVKL
- the TNFSF13 gene encoding tumor necrosis factor ligand superfamily member 13 isoform X7, producing MPTSSPSLLAPKGPPGDMGGPVREPALSVALWLSWGAALGAVACAMVLLTQQTELQTLRREVSRLQRTGGPSEKGEGYLWLSPREQSSDGVEALENGERSRRRRAVKQKKKRSVLHLVPVNITSKEDSDVTEVMWQPALWRGRGLEAQGYVIRVWDAGIYLLYSQVLFHDVTFTMGQVVSREGQGRQETLFRCIRSMPSNPDWAYNSCYSAGVFHLHQGDTLSVIIPRARAKLSLSPHGTFLGLVKL
- the TNFSF13 gene encoding tumor necrosis factor ligand superfamily member 13 isoform X4; this translates as MPLTPKHEQRVERQTARKKNQSSAQGPAEAASFTYRRRASSCGESLGWEEQQPFLLAASETSAELQTLRREVSRLQRTGGPSEKGEGYLWLSPREQILEDSQHQDSGCWGKSSDGVEALENGERSRRRRAVKQKKKRSVLHLVPVNITSKEDSDVTEVMWQPALWRGRGLEAQGYVIRVWDAGIYLLYSQVLFHDVTFTMGQVVSREGQGRQETLFRCIRSMPSNPDWAYNSCYSAGVFHLHQGDTLSVIIPRARAKLSLSPHGTFLGLVKL
- the TNFSF13 gene encoding tumor necrosis factor ligand superfamily member 13 isoform X2, which produces MGGPVREPALSVALWLSWGAALGAVACAMVLLTQQTELQTLRREVSRLQRTGGPSEKGEGYLWLSPREQILEDSQHQDSGCWGKSSDGVEALENGERSRRRRAVKQKKDSDVTEVMWQPALWRGRGLEAQGYVIRVWDAGIYLLYSQVLFHDVTFTMGQVVSREGQGRQETLFRCIRSMPSNPDWAYNSCYSAGVFHLHQGDTLSVIIPRARAKLSLSPHGTFLGLVKL
- the TNFSF13 gene encoding tumor necrosis factor ligand superfamily member 13 isoform X1; amino-acid sequence: MGGPVREPALSVALWLSWGAALGAVACAMVLLTQQTELQTLRREVSRLQRTGGPSEKGEGYLWLSPREQILEDSQHQDSGCWGKSSDGVEALENGERSRRRRAVKQKKKRSVLHLVPVNITSKEDSDVTEVMWQPALWRGRGLEAQGYVIRVWDAGIYLLYSQVLFHDVTFTMGQVVSREGQGRQETLFRCIRSMPSNPDWAYNSCYSAGILCLSTPQEASSSLSSLHLLGPSFHH
- the TNFSF13 gene encoding tumor necrosis factor ligand superfamily member 13 isoform X5, which produces MPTSSPSLLAPKGPPGDMGGPVREPALSVALWLSWGAALGAVACAMVLLTQQTELQTLRREVSRLQRTGGPSEKGEGYLWLSPREQILEDSQHQDSGCWGKSSDGVEALENGERSRRRRAVKQKKKRSVLHLVPVNITSKEDSDVTEVMWQPALWRGRGLEAQGYVIRVWDAGIYLLYSQVLFHDVTFTMGQVVSREGQGRQETLFRCIRSMPSNPDWAYNSCYSAGVFHLHQGDTLSVIIPRARAKLSLSPHGTFLGLVKL